Proteins from a genomic interval of Gossypium hirsutum isolate 1008001.06 chromosome A09, Gossypium_hirsutum_v2.1, whole genome shotgun sequence:
- the LOC107888651 gene encoding alpha-mannosidase 2 has protein sequence MPLSSYLGSNRRGGGWTQALLPSSSSVTVKSTPKAHQPRKPRKRTALLNFLFANFFTIALSVSLLFFLLTLFLFGIPKPISSHFKPRSLSRRLSSRRPVTRKKPGSNPYQNGAAVDITTKQLYDKIEFLNKPGGAWTQGWKVSYKGDEWDSEKLKVVVVPHSHNDPGWKFTVEEYYEKQTRHILDTIVETLSKDSRRKFIWEEMSYLERWWRDASDDKRESFTNLVRNGQLEIVGGGWVMNDEANSHYFAIIEQITEGNMWLNDTIGFIPKNSWAIDPFGYSPTMAYLLRRMGFENMLIQRTHYELKKELAWNKNLEYIWRQSWDAEETTDIFVHMMPFYSYDIPHTCGPEPAVCCQFDFARVHGFFYGRCPWEYHPIEIDQENVKERALTLLDQYRKKSTLYRTNTLLVPLGDDFRYVSIDEAEVQFRNYQMIFDYINSNPSLNAEAKFGTLDDYFQTLKDEADRINYSLPREIGSAQVVGFPSLSGDFFTYADREQDYWSGYYVSRPFFKAVDRVLEQTLHASEMLMAFLFGYCQRIQCEKLPTMYAYKLTAARRNLALFQHHDGVTGTAENHVVLDYGTRMHTSLQDLQIFMSKAIEVLLGLRQEKSDQNPAQFDPVQMRSKYDALPVHRAISAREGTVQSVVLFNPLEQTREEVVMLVVNRPEVSILDSNWTCVESQVSPELQHDKSKIFTGRHRVHWKASVPAMGLQTYYIANGFVGCEKAKLAKLKLFSNLSSIQCPTPYDCSEVEGDVVEIENQHQTLTFGVKHGLLQKVIQKNGPQNTVAEEISLYSSTGGAYLFVPHGEAVPIIQSGGHLVISEGPLMQEVYSYPKTAWENTPISHSTRIYNGGNTIQEFLIEKEYHVELLGNNFIDKELIVRYKTDIDNKRIFYTDLNGFQMSRRETYHKIPLQGNYYPMPSLAFMQGSNGHRFSFHSRQSLGAASCKQGWLEIMLDRRLAKDDGRGLGQGVVDNRVMNVVFHILIESNISSTSNPISDPQPLSPSLLSHCVGAHLNHPLHAFIAKKPQDINVQTHWNPFSPLTTPLPCDLHIVSFKVPRPAKYSQQQVGDPRFVLMLHRRNWDPSYCRKARSECTTAADEPVNLFNMFKGLAVLNARPTSLNLLHEDTEMLGYTEQIGEVSQEGRVIIPPMEIQTYKLELRAQQ, from the exons ATGCCCTTATCCTCCTACCTTGGCAGCAACCGCCGTGGCGGAGGATGGACACAGGCGTTGCTTCCGTCTTCATCATCAGTCACCGTGAAATCAACCCCCAAAGCCCATCAACCTCGAAAGCCACGCAAACGGACGGCTCTCCTCAACTTCCTCTTCGCCAACTTCTTCACCATTGCGCTTTCCGTTTCGCTTCTCTTCTTCCTTTTAACCCTTTTCCTCTTCGGAATCCCCAAACCCATTTCCTCACACTTCAAGCCCCGATCCCTGTCCAGAAGGCTCTCCTCCCGGAGGCCTGTCACCCGGAAAAAACCCGGTTCCAATCCCTACCAGAACGGTGCCGCTGTCGACATAACAACTAAACAATTGTATGATAAAATTGAGTTTTTGAACAAGCCTGGAGGGGCTTGGACACAAGGGTGGAAAGTTTCTTATAAAGGAGACGAATGGGATAGTGAAAAGTTGAAGGTTGTTGTGGTGCCCCATTCTCATAATGATCCGGGGTGGAAGTTCACCGTGGAAGAGTATTATGAGAAGCAAACAAGGCATATACTTGATACCATTGTTGAAACTTTATCAAAG GATAGTCGACGGAAGTTCATATGGGAAGAGATGTCTTATTTGGAAAGGTGGTGGAGAGATGCCTCAGATGATAAAAGGGAGTCTTTCACAAATTTGGTGAGGAATGGTCAGTTAGAAATAGTAGGAGGTGGCTGGGTGATGAATGATGAG GCAAATTCACATTACTTTGCTATAATCGAGCAG ATAACTGAGGGAAATATGTGGCTGAATGACACTATCGGGTTTATTCCAAAGAATTCTTGGGCAATAGATCCCTTTGGTTACTCACCTACCATGGCTTATCTTCTCCGTCGAATGGGCTTTGAGAATATGCTTATTCAAAGAACCCATTATGAGCTGAAGAAGGAACTTGCTTGGAATAAAAATTTGGAATACATCTGGCGTCAAAGCTGGGATGCTGAAGAAACTACTGACATATTTGTGCACATGATGCCATTTTATTCATATGATATTCCTCATACTTGTGGACCAGAGCCTGCCGTTTGTTGTCAGTTTGATTTTGCTCGTGTTCATGGCTTTTTTTATGGACGGTGCCCATGGGAATACCATCCTATAGAGATTGACCAGGAAAATGTGAAGGAGAGGGCACTAACGCTACTAGATCAATATAGGAAGAAGTCAACCCTTTACCGGACAAATACACTTCTTGTACCTCTTGGAGATGATTTCCGCTATGTCAGCATTGATGAAGCCGAAGTGCAGTTTAGAAATTATCAAATGATATTTGATTATATCAACTCTAATCCCAGCTTAAATGCTGAAGCAAAATTCGGTACTTTGGATGACTATTTCCAGACCCTTAAGGACGAGGCTGACAGAATAAATTATTCCCTTCCTAGAGAAATTGGCTCCGCTCAGGTTGTAGGTTTTCCTTCATTATCAGGTGACTTCTTTACTTATGCCGATAGGGAGCAGGATTATTGGAGTGGCTATTATGTATCAAGACCTTTCTTCAAAGCTGTTGATAGAGTACTAGAGCAAACACTTCATGCATCAGAAATGTTGATGGCATTTTTATTTGGTTATTGCCAGAGAATACAATGCGAAAAGCTGCCAACAATGTATGCGTATAAGTTGACAGCTGCGAGGAGGAATTTAGCTCTTTTCCAGCATCATGATGGGGTGACTGGAACTGCCGAGAATCATGTTGTTCTCGATTACGGAACACGGATGCACACTTCTTTACAGGACCTGCAGATTTTCATGTCTAAAGCAATTGAAGTATTGCTTGGACTTCGCCAAGAGAAGTCAGATCAGAACCCTGCCCAGTTTGATCCCGTACAGATGAGATCTAAATACGATGCTCTGCCAGTGCATAGAGCAATCAGTGCTCGGGAAGGAACCGTACAATCAGTTGTACTCTTTAATCCACTGGAGCAAACAAGAGAAGAGGTTGTGATGCTAGTTGTTAATAGACCTGAAGTTTCTATTTTGGACTCGAACTGGACATGTGTTGAAAGCCAGGTTTCTCCTGAACTGCAGCACGACAAAAGCAAGATTTTTACGGGCAGGCATCGAGTTCACTGGAAAGCTTCTGTCCCTGCCATGGGTTTGCAGACATATTATATTGCCAATGGCTTTGTCGGATGTGAAAAAGCTAAACTAGCAAAACTAAAGCTCTTCTCAAATTTGAGTTCAATACAGTGCCCTACACCATATGATTGCTCAGAAGTAGAAGGAGATGTGGTTGAAATTGAGAATCAGCATCAAACTCTCACCTTTGGTGTCAAGCATGGTTTGTTACAAAAGGTAATCCAGAAAAATGGTCCGCAAAATACCGTGGCTGAAGAGATAAGCCTTTACTCAAGTACCGGAGGTGCATACTTATTTGTCCCCCATGGTGAAGCTGTGCCTATAATTCAATCTGGTGGGCATCTGGTTATCTCTGAGGGTCCCTTGATGCAGGAGGTGTACTCTTATCCGAAGACTGCGTGGGAGAATACTCCGATCTCCCATAGTACCCGTATTTATAATGGAGGCAATACGATCCAGGAGTTTCTGATTGAGAAGGAATATCATGTTGAGCTTCTCGGCAACAATTTTATTGACAAAGAATTAATTGTTAGATATAAGACAGATATTGACAACAAAAGAATTTTCTACACTGACTTGAATGGCTTTCAGATGAGTCGGAGAGAAACATATCATAAGATTCCGTTGCAGGGGAATTACTACCCCATGCCTTCTCTCGCTTTCATGCAGGGGTCCAATGGCCATCGGTTTTCTTTCCATTCTCGGCAGTCACTGGGTGCAGCAAGCTGTAAACAGGGGTGGCTAGAGATTATGCTTGATCGTCGTTTGGCGAAAGATGATGGTCGTGGTCTTGGACAAGGTGTGGTGGACAATCGTGTTATGAATGTTGTTTTCCATATCTTGATCGAATCCAATATTTCTTCGACTTCAAATCCCATTTCTGACCCACAGCCTCTGAGTCCATCTCTTCTCTCGCATTGTGTTGGTGCTCACTTGAATCATCCCTTACATGCATTCATTGCCAAGAAGCCACAAGACATTAATGTGCAGACACACTGGAATCCCTTTTCTCCTCTAACTACTCCCTTACCTTGTGATCTTCATATCGTGAGTTTTAAAGTCCCCCGACCAGCCAAATATTCTCAGCAGCAGGTCGGCGATCCTAGGTTTGTTTTAATGTTGCATAGGCGGAACTGGGATCCTTCTTACTGCCGGAAGGCCAGATCTGAGTGCACTACCGCGGCTGATGAACCTGTAAATCTATTCAACATGTTCAAGGGTCTTGCGGTACTGAATGCAAGGCCAACTTCCTTGAATCTTCTACATGAGGATACGGAGATGCTAGGGTACACTGAGCAGATTGGTGAGGTCTCACAAGAAGGCCGTGTAATTATTCCTCCCATGGAAATACAAACATACAAGTTAGAATTGCGGGCACAACAGTAA